The region TAGCACAGCTTAGCTCTCAAAATTATTAACCTTTAATCCTAATGTAAGTGAGCAGTTCTACCCTCTTACCAAAGTGATATGCCACTAATTCATTACATACTAAACAAAACCTACTTGCATAGCCATTAACTTTCTGTAAACTAGCAACTTTTATGGATGATAGGAAGCATAATAATGCAATATGGTTTAACCCAAACATTAGATTCAATTACCACTGAATGCCTTGTTATTGGTTTATTTGCTAACAATGAACCACCAACTCTTCCTAATGAAATCCAATCTTACTCAAATTTACTACCGCAATTAACACAAAAATTACAAGAAGCAGGTGATTGGGCTTGGCAAACAAATGTAGATAATCCTAGCATATTGTTAGTTCATTGTGGTAAACAAAATATGTTTACTCCGTCTAGCCTTAATAAACGACTCAATGAAATTTCCACATTGTTATTAAAACAGCGTATCCAATCAGCAACAATTTGCTTACCGCAGGTTTATAAGCAAGATGCTAATTGGCAAATTACCCAAATGATTCTACAAATTAATGCCCAGAATTACCAATTAAATACGTTTAAAACAGTTAATAGAAAAGAAAACAGCCTAAATTTTGTTCAGTTTTATTTAGAGAATGCGGATGAATCTGCAATTAATATAGGTATAGCCATTGCCGAAGGTATAACCTTAAGTAGGAATTTGGCTGACTTACCAGCCAATCACTGCACACCAACTGTATTAGGCGAGGAAGCGTTAAGACTTGCTAAGGAACACGATAGTATAAAAGCTAAAGCATTCACAAAGCAGGAAATTGAAGAATTAGGTATGGGGGCTTTACTTGCTGTTAGCCAAGGTTCAATAGAACCACCGTGTTTTATAGAAATACAACATCAGGGTGGCAATAATAGTAAGCCCTTTGTTTTGGTCGGAAAAGGCATTACCTTTGATTCTGGTGGTTTATCCATTAAGCCTGCTAATGCTATGGATGAGATGAAATATGATATGACAGGTGCCGCTACCGTTCTAGGCATACTTAAAGCTTGTGCTCTACTTAAATTACCTATTAATGTAATAGGGCTTATAGCTAGTGCCGAAAATTTACCCAGTGGTTCCGCTGTCAAACCAGGAGACATTGTTACCAGTCTCTCAGGACAAACTATTGAAATTTTAAATACCGATGCTGAAGGAAGATTAGCTCTAGCTGATGCTTTAACCTATGCTGAACGCTTTGAGCCTGAATTTGTTATTGATATTGCTACTTTAACTGGTGCTATGGTTGTTGCATTAGGTACTGTTAATACAGGTTTTATGACTTCAGATGACACACTTGCTGAGCAACTTCTCTTAGCAGCCAAAGAAAGTGGCGATAAGTGTTGGCGTATGCCACTTGAAGAAGAATATCAAGATGCATTAGATAGTCCACTTGCTGATATGATTAATGCGGGCTTTGATCGGTCCGCTGGTGCTATTACCGCAGCTTGTTTTTTATCACGTTTTACCAAAAAATATCGTTGGGCCCATTTAGATATTGCTGGAACTGCCTGGGTATCAGGTAAAAAACGGCAAGCTACAGGCCGTCCTATTCCCTTATTAATACAGTTATTACGCTATGCAGCCACGCGTTGATTTTTATTTAATGTCTAGTGCTGATGTAAAAGCACGTTGGTTACTTGTTTGTCGTTTGTTAGAAAAAGCATACACTCGACAACATCAAGTCTTTGTCTTTTGTAATAATAAAGATGAAGCTGAATTAATAGATGAGTTACTTTGGACGTTTAAAGATGACAGCTTTATTCCACATAACTTACAAGGTGAAGGACTTAAACCGCCTCCCCCTATTCAAATTGGCTATGAAGAACCCAAAGGGTTTAAAGATATTTTACTTAATCTAGCTCATGAGGTACCTCCATTTCATGCGCGTTTTTCGCGAATTATAGAAGTAGTGCTTAATACAGAACCTGCAAAGGAAGTTAGTCGAGTTCACTATCGCTTATATCGAAATAAGCAATGCGACTTACATACTCATCCAGTAGAATAACGTTTTATTAGAAAGTGTTAAATTTGAGCGCAGATGATTTAAAAATAACCCTAAAAAAACCCAGCATAGCTAAGCATTTTTAAATGCATTATTTTCATGCAAGATGCGCCAAATACAGCATTTCAGTGATAAAATGTTTTAAGTATATTGATTCGCCAAAACAATTTGTAAACCTGCAGCTGTTAGTGATAAAAAATTATATCCTGGGTCAATTGTAGTTCTTTCAAGCCACTCATTAGCGATACAAATATCTGTGGCATGCTGAGCTTCTTCCAACGTTACCGAATATCCCAATTTTTCCGAAAGAATATTAGTAGCGGTTTCATTGATACTCAAAAATACATTATCGCGAGTCTCTCCGCGTACTTTCATTTCGTCATAAAATAATTTTAAAATATTAATTTCATTCATCATTATTAATTCTACTAAAAGTTTATTTATAAAATAACTAAAGCACTCTCTTAATACTATAGTATGTCTTTGATAAAGCGTGAAAACATACCATTCTTAAATATATATAAATTACTTTAAGCTAAAGCATTGAAGAACATGGATCACATGCTAAAATATACTCACTTTGTTTTTCAACGTATACTCATGAAAGCTAATCTCTTAAATCTATTATTAATTATTTTTGCCTTCTCAAGCCAGACTACTTTTGCAGCGCAAAATACTATCTCGTATAAAAATGAGCGCGGCTCCATTCTACAGTTAAATATCCAAGATAATAATAAAATAGATGGTTATTTTACAACGGCAGTTGCTTCTAAAACTTGTCCACAAGCTATTAATGTAAAAAGGCCCATTACAGGTTTCATGATTGGTAACGCAATTACAGTTAGTATCGTTTACCCTATGTGTGAATCTGTACTAAGTTTGAGTGGTAATTTTGATAAAAATAAACAGACACTTGATACTATTTCAATTTTAAATAAACAAGCCGAAAATATTATTAAAGAAGGCCCTGGCGCCCGCTTTATTGGTCATGACTTCTACAAAAGGTTAAGTTAAATCTAATTAGATATTCTACATAGAATGCCTTTAAATGAAAAAACACTAACCAATTTAAAAAAAAATTTCTCAAAAAGATTAATTTTGTATAATATATGGCTTTTCGCAGATAACGCAATAAATAAAGATCATGAAAAATAGTCAACTATTGTTACATAGCTTAATTTTCTTAATTCTTGTTTCTTGTTTTCAAGCGCAAGCCCATACACAAACAGCACCTAAAGAAACCGCTGTTACACAGATGCAGCAAGATATTCTTTTTTATATTAACCAATATCGAATTAAACATGGATTATCGCCTTTAAAACTTAATGAAGTTATCTCAGCTGAAGCAACCCAGCATAGTAAGGCGATGGCGGCACATCAAGTACCCTTTGGACATCAAGGCTTTTCTACGCGCATTGAGCACTTATATTCAGCTATTAAAAATGCACATGGAGGTGCTGAAAATGTTGCCTATAATTATAAAACGGCGAAAATAGTTGCTAGTGAGTGGATAAAAAGCCCCGGTCATAGAAGAAATATTATAGGTAACTATAATTTAACAGGTATAGGAATTGCTTATGATAACAAAGGTAAAATTTATTATACGCAACTCTTTTTACGCACTATTTAGGCAAACTTATTATAATCTTAAGTAAATAAGATTAAAATTTTATTCACTAAGGTGCTATAAATATGAGCCAAACTTTAAGCTGTCAACTGCAGAGAAATGATCCATTAAATTATAAAAATCCTTTAAATTTAGAAAATTTATCGACTTATCAAATAACTTCAGTTAATAATAAGAAAGTTTCCATCAATGATAGATAATAAGCACAAGTCGATGGAAACGCTTCATTTACTGCTCATTGAAGAAAATCCTATTGCCTCACGTTTAGTTGAAATCATAATAAGCAAAATTGGATTCCACTTAACTTCAGTAACAAGTGGTGAACAGGCTATAAAAATAATTAAACAAATTCCTTTTGATATCATTATTACCAATATTAGTTTACCAGGTATTTCTGGCATAGAGCTATGTCAACAAATTCGTGCACTAGAGTATAAGCAGCAAAATGAAAACATTCCTTTTATTGGCTTGGCCAACTCTAGCTCAGAGATAGAAAGGCAGGCCTGCTTACAGGCAGGCATGAATGGTATTTTTATTAAACCGCTCGATTTGATGATAATAAGGTCTATTATTGCCAAATTTTTTCCTAAATTCAGTAAACTTTTAAAACAACCAAAGCCGCTAATTAATATTTCGCAGTCTCAATCTGAACCTCAAATATTTAAATTAGTTGATTTTCCAATTTTAGATCCAATAGTAGGTATTAATAATACCGGCGGTGAAAACTTGTTAAGAGAATTAATAATTCTTTTGCAAGAAGAATTAGCCCTCGACAAAGAATCTATCTACGATGCATATAAAAAAAATGACTATAAACGTATCAAAGAGTTAGCTCATAAAATGCGCAGTAGTGCTATTTATTGTGGTGCAATTAAATTACATAAAGCTTGTCAATATACAGAAGATGGTTTAAAGATTAATAATCCAAAGCTACTTGCGCAGTTAAGCTCACAATTACTAGATGTTATTGAAGAAACAAAATTAGCAATAGATAATTATTTAACTATATGAATATATTGCTCAATTAATTTAAATTAATTGAGCAATATATAAATTTTTATGGTGTAGTTACTGTTGTAGAAGTATCAGCTGGCACCGTAGTTGTAGTAGTTGTTGTAGCTGTAGCTGGCTGTATATCAAAAACTGTAGTATCAGCAGCATAGCAATACCATGGCATCGTAGTACCATTAACTGATACATTAATAGTTACCATATCAATATTACCTAAATTAGGTTGGGTACTGCTGTAGCATACTCGATTTGTACCATTAACTGTAACATAGTG is a window of Legionella busanensis DNA encoding:
- a CDS encoding leucyl aminopeptidase; translation: MQYGLTQTLDSITTECLVIGLFANNEPPTLPNEIQSYSNLLPQLTQKLQEAGDWAWQTNVDNPSILLVHCGKQNMFTPSSLNKRLNEISTLLLKQRIQSATICLPQVYKQDANWQITQMILQINAQNYQLNTFKTVNRKENSLNFVQFYLENADESAINIGIAIAEGITLSRNLADLPANHCTPTVLGEEALRLAKEHDSIKAKAFTKQEIEELGMGALLAVSQGSIEPPCFIEIQHQGGNNSKPFVLVGKGITFDSGGLSIKPANAMDEMKYDMTGAATVLGILKACALLKLPINVIGLIASAENLPSGSAVKPGDIVTSLSGQTIEILNTDAEGRLALADALTYAERFEPEFVIDIATLTGAMVVALGTVNTGFMTSDDTLAEQLLLAAKESGDKCWRMPLEEEYQDALDSPLADMINAGFDRSAGAITAACFLSRFTKKYRWAHLDIAGTAWVSGKKRQATGRPIPLLIQLLRYAATR
- a CDS encoding DNA polymerase III subunit chi; amino-acid sequence: MQPRVDFYLMSSADVKARWLLVCRLLEKAYTRQHQVFVFCNNKDEAELIDELLWTFKDDSFIPHNLQGEGLKPPPPIQIGYEEPKGFKDILLNLAHEVPPFHARFSRIIEVVLNTEPAKEVSRVHYRLYRNKQCDLHTHPVE
- a CDS encoding avidin/streptavidin family protein yields the protein MLKYTHFVFQRILMKANLLNLLLIIFAFSSQTTFAAQNTISYKNERGSILQLNIQDNNKIDGYFTTAVASKTCPQAINVKRPITGFMIGNAITVSIVYPMCESVLSLSGNFDKNKQTLDTISILNKQAENIIKEGPGARFIGHDFYKRLS
- a CDS encoding CAP domain-containing protein, which translates into the protein MKNSQLLLHSLIFLILVSCFQAQAHTQTAPKETAVTQMQQDILFYINQYRIKHGLSPLKLNEVISAEATQHSKAMAAHQVPFGHQGFSTRIEHLYSAIKNAHGGAENVAYNYKTAKIVASEWIKSPGHRRNIIGNYNLTGIGIAYDNKGKIYYTQLFLRTI
- a CDS encoding response regulator, with amino-acid sequence MIDNKHKSMETLHLLLIEENPIASRLVEIIISKIGFHLTSVTSGEQAIKIIKQIPFDIIITNISLPGISGIELCQQIRALEYKQQNENIPFIGLANSSSEIERQACLQAGMNGIFIKPLDLMIIRSIIAKFFPKFSKLLKQPKPLINISQSQSEPQIFKLVDFPILDPIVGINNTGGENLLRELIILLQEELALDKESIYDAYKKNDYKRIKELAHKMRSSAIYCGAIKLHKACQYTEDGLKINNPKLLAQLSSQLLDVIEETKLAIDNYLTI